The segment GTGCGGGTGCTGAACTGTGAGGGCAGCGGCACGACCGCGCAGGTCGTCGCCGGCATCGAGTGGGTCACCGCCAACGCCGTGAAGCCGGCCGTCGCCAACATGAGCCTCGGTGGCGGCGCCGACACTGCCCTGGACAACGCGGTCCGCGCGTCGATCTCCTCCGGCGTCAGCTACGCGATCGCGGCCGGCAACGGCCTGTTCGGCCTGTTCGCCCTGGACGCCTGCACGCAGTCCCCGGCGCGCGTCGCGACGGCGCTGACCGTGTCGGCCACCAACAGCAGCGACGCCAAGCCGTCCTGGGCCAACCGCGGCACCTGCGTCGACGTGTTCGCGCCCGGCATCAGCATCACGTCGGCCTGGTCGACCAGCAACACCGCCACCAACACGATCAGCGGCACCTCGATGGCCGCCCCGCACGTGGCCGGCGCCGCCGCGCTGTACCTGGCCGGCAACACCGGCGCCACCCCCGCCCAGGTGCACGCCGCGATCGTCGGCAACGCGACCACGGGCGTCGTGACCAGCCCCGGTTCCGGCTCACCGAACCGGTTGCTCTACACGGGCGCCTTCTAGGAGCACTACTCCCCCACAGTGCTGGGGAGGCCAGGGTGCGGTCCCACCCGGCCTCCCCACACTGTCAAAGCCGCGCGGGTCCAGCCGGTGGCGATCAGGAAGAGCGCGGCGGCGTACGTGGTCATCACCAGCACGCCGTGCGCCGGCGGCCGCATGCCTGCGGCGCCCAGGCCGATCAGCAGGTCGGAGACCAGGAAGAGCAGCCCGCCCAGCGCGACCCGCCGGGAGACCCCAGCCGCTGCCGCAGCCATCGCGGTCAAGGCCAGGCTGTAAATCGCGATGGGTACGCGCAGAGCGCCCAACCTCTCCCCCAGCACCAGATTCGCGACCGCCCACAGCAGCCCGTACCCGGCGAAGGCCCACCACAGCGGCCGGGCCCGGCGCAGGAACGCGACGATCAGGCTGATCTGCGTGCCGAGGAAGAACAGCATCCCGATCAGGAACGCGGTGTCCCCCGGCACGAGCAGTGCGATGTCCCCGGCGGTGGCGAAGACGAACGCGACGACCACCACGTCCGGGCGCCCGTGCCGCAGCAGGTGCCAGATGAGCAACGGGGCGAGCAGCGGCTTGGCGACCCACTGCAGGGCGGTCCAGTCCGCGGCCACCGCGACGATCTCGACCGTCGCGGCGGCGGCGAACAGCTTCAGTGGCAGGTTCACGAGGCGGGCTGCCAGCCGGGACGGCCGAACAGGTAGCCGGCGCGGTGCCGCCAGTTCGAGGTGGACCGCAGGTCACGCCAGATCGCCGCGTACTCGTGGGTGGCCACCTTCAGCGGGTTGTAGGTCTCGATGTTGGTGGTCAGCCCGTACCGGACCCGTTCGCCCTCGGGTTCGAAGCTGCCGAACATCCGGTCCCAGATGATCAGGATGCCACCGTAGTTGCGGTCCAGGTACGGGTCGTTGGCGCCGTGGTGCACCCGGTGGTGCGACGGGGTGTTCCAGAACCATTCGATCGGCCGGGGCAGTTTGTCGATGCGCTCGGTGTGCAGGAAGAACTGGTACGCCAGACTGATCGACTGCTGCAGGAAGATCATCCACGGCGGGAAGCCGAGCGCGGCCAGGCCCAGCCAGAACGGCAGCGCGGTCATCGGCGTCCAGCTCTGCCGCAGCGCCGTGGAGAAGTTGAAGAACTGGCTGGAGTGGTGCACGACGTGCCCGGCCCAGAAGACACGGACCTCGTGGTGCAGCCGGTGGAACCAGTAGTAGGCGAAGTCGTCGGCGAAGAACAGCAGCACCCACACCCACCAGTCGGTCGGGTCGAGCTTGAGCGGGCTGAGCACGTAGAGGCCGGCGAAGAGCACCGCGGTGAACAGCTTCCACGGCACGCCGATGACCTGGCTGCCGATGCCCATGGACAGGCTGGTGGCGGTGTCGCGGGCTTCGTAGCCGCGCTCCTCGTCGTCCGGCAGGAACCGGAACGACAGGAACTCCATGACGATCAGCAGCAGGAACGCCGGGACGGCGTAGAGGACGGCGGGAATCATGGGCGAGGGGTCCCATCGGTTCGGCGGGCAGGGGTGATCAGCGCGACGCCGGAGCAGCGTCACGCTGGCTTTGCGGTCGTTCCTCCTGCCGCGGTTCCGGCTGCGGCGGGAGGACGGGATCAGGGGCGTGGCGTTCGGGTCTCGGCGGGCACCGCGGCGGTGAGCAGGGCGCGGGCCACGCCTTCAGCGCCGGCCGCGTCGCCGGCGGTGATCAGTTCGGACAGCCGGCGGTGCGCGGCGACATCGAGCAGTTCAGCGGTACGCCGGTGCGGCGGCATGTGCCCGACGGCGAGTGCTCCGGCGGTGAGGCTGTTGAACGCCAGCAGGTAGGCGATGTTGCCGGAGCCCTCGACGATCCGCCGCCACAGGGCCAGGTCGGCCGTGGCCATCCGGGCCAGGTCGGGGACAGCTGCCGCGTACGCCTCCACAGCTTCGGCAATCGCCTGCCGGGCCGGTGGCTCGGCGCGTTCGGCGCAGAGCCGGGCCGCGTCGGCGCCGATGCAGGCGCGCATCTCCAGCACGTCGCGGTTGAGGGTGGCGACGGGCAGCACGTCCCCGGCGGCGGCGAGGGTCATGGCCAGGTCGAGGCCGGCGGTGGCCCGCCAGTCCTGCACCCGGGTGGCGCCGCCCTGGCTGACCCGGACCAGGCCGAGCTGCTGCAGCCGGCGCAGCGCCTCACGGATCGCGTGCCGGTTGACGCCGAAGGTGGTGGCCAGTTCGCGCTCGCTCGGCAGCGGGTCACCGGCGGCGTACCGCCCGGCGACGACAGCATCCCGCAGCCGGCCGAACACCTGGTCCGACACGGACTCGCGCGACAGTGGTTCGAACGTCATGCCCGGCAGTGTGCCCGCCATCACAGCAACCCGTCAACTGGTTGGACCAGTTACTTGATGAGCGCTCGAGCAACGGCCCGGCGAGCGGGTGGCCCGCCCTGCTCGAAACCGATGCCGGCGGCGCCCCACGTACCCTGCAACCATGCCGCGGCCGACCACCTCCGTTTCCCGTATCGAGCAGAAGCGACGCACGCGTGTCGCCCTGGTCCAGGCCGCACGCGGCCTGCTGGTGACCCAGGGGTACGCGACGACGACCGCCGAGATGATCGCGAAAGAGGCCGGGGTCTCGCGGGCGACGTTCTACCTGCACTTCCGGTCGAAGGCGGAGATCGTCGTCGAGCTGATGCGCAACGTCGAGCCGGACATCGTCGCCGACTTCCAGCGGCTCGGCACGATCGACCCGACCCCGGCAGCGGCCGAGTCGTGGCTGCGCGGCCACGCGCAACTGTGGCGCCGCTACCGCATGGAGTTCACCTCGATGGAGCAGGCCCTCGCGAACGAGCAGGCCGTCGCCGACGAGTGGTTCTCGTTCTACCGGCGGCTGGCCGACGGCATCCCCGGCGTGATCGACCGGCTCGTCACCGGCGGGCTGAGCCGGGAGCGCGCCGAGGCCCGGCTGGTCGCGCTGGTCATGACGATCGACCGCGCCTTCCACTTCACCGTCGTGCGGGACCGGCCGGACTTCTTCGACGCCGTCGTCGCCGAGATCGCCGAGGCGCTGGCATCCGCACTGTCGGGTTCGCCCAGCATCGCCTCACGGGAGACCAACTTTCGCTAGACACTTGTCAACTGAGTGACTTCTGAGGCACGCTGTGGCCCCGCTCACAGCGCGGCTCCACCGCGCCGCGCCTCAGACCCTGCGAGGACGACGATGTCGCAGACCCTCAGTCCTTCCGTGCCGCGAACGGTGCCGTGGCGCCGCTCCGGCCTCCTGATGGCCCTGACCTTCTCCGCACTGCAGATGCTCAACGAGATCGGCACGATGGTGGCGATCCCGCTCTACGGCTCGATGAGCCAGGAACTCACCCTGTCGCCCGCCCAGACCACCTGGGCGCTGATGAGCACCACGATCTTCGGCGCCGCCACGATCGCCCTGCTCGCCAAGGCCGGCGACCGCTACGGTCACCGCCGGCTGATGATCTACAGCGTGGCCGGCATCATCGCCGGCTTCGTGATCTCCGCGCTCGCGCCGAACTTCCTGGTCCTGCTGATCGGCCGCGCGCTGACCGGCATGATGGCCGGCCAGGCGCTGTGCATCGGCATCATGAACGACCGGCTGACCGGCACCGACAAGCGCAAGGCGATCGCGATCATCGCGGGCGGCCAGGCGATCGGCGTCTTCTGCGGGTTCTTCCTCGGCGGGATCATCGTCGAGGCGGGCGGCACGTTCCGGCACGCGTTCTGGCTGGGTGCGGCGCTGACGCTGGTCAGCCTGCTGGCGTTCCTCGCATGGGGCAGCGACTCGGACGCGCTCGAGCGGCACGCCGCCGGCCGCCCGCGCATCGAGGTCGCCGGGGTGGTGCTGCTCGGCATCGGCCTGACGCTGCTGTGCGTCGGCATCTCGCAGTCCACCGCCTGGGGTCTTGGCGACTGGCGGACGCTGGCCTGCATACTCGGCGGCCTGGCTGTCATCGCCCTGTCGCTGCTGGTCGAGGCCCGGGCCACGCACCCGCTGCTGGACGTGCGGGAGCTGGCCGGGCGCAATCTGACTCCGGCGTACGCGGCCTTCCTGACCTTGGGGGTCTGCGGCATGCTGCTGTTCAACGCCGCCATGGCGTTGCTGCAGATCCCCGGCACGCTGCCGCTGCCGACCGGCCCGCTGCAGATCGGTCCCGGCTTCGGGTACACCGCCCTGCAGGCCTCCTTCGTGTTCCTGCCGATGACCGCGGCCGGCCTGGTCGCGGCCAAGGTGATCCCCGGCCTGCTGCGGCGTACCTCGGCCCGGACCGGCCTGGTCCTCGGCGGCCTGCTGATGGCGGTCGCGTTCGCGATCCTGCGGGTCGACCACGCGCACGTCGCGACCATGCTCGCCGCGATCCTGATCTACGGGTTCGGCTACACCACCGTGCTGTCGACCGCGGTCTCGGTGATCGCCGTGGAGGCCAAGGAGGGCAAGGGCGCCGGCACCGCGTCGCTGTACGTCTCCATGGCCCTGGCGGCGTCGTCGCTGGGCGCGGCGATCTTCGCGGCGCTGCAGAACTCGTACACCGGCCCGGCGCTGCTGCCGGACGGCTCGCCGATCCCAGGGCTCCCACCGCTGCCGCAGGCCGCGCTGTTCGACCACGCCTTCGTGATCGCTGCGGTCGCCGCACTGGTCGCGGTCGTGGCCGGTCTGGTCCTGAAACCGACCCGAAACTGAGTGGAATTCGGCCGCACACTCACTAGACACATGTCTTGTGAGTGTGCGACCGTCGTCACACCCCGATTTCAGAGGAGCAACCCCATGCGTTTCGCGGACAAGGTCGTCTTCGTGACCGGAGCGGCATCGGGCATGGGTCACGCGGTGGCCCGCGCCTTCCACGACGAGGGCGCCCACGTCTACGGCGCCGACATCTCGGCCGACGCGCTCAAGACGGCCTTCGACGACCTGCCCCGGGCCGTCCCGCTGGCCTTCGACATCGCCGACAGCGCCGCCGTCGACGAGGCCTTCGCCCGCGTCGGCGCCGACCACGGCCGGCTCGACGTGCTGGTCAACGCGGCCGGGGTGAACGCTCCCGGCCGGGCCGCCAACGAGGCCCTCAACGCCGAGAACCTCAAGGTCTTCGAAGCCATGAAGCGCGGCGAGCAGCACCACTCGGAGTTCATCGAGCACACCAGCGACGACGACTTCGACCGGGTGCTGCGGATCAACCTGTACGGCACCTTCTACGCGATGCGGGCCGCGGTTCCGCTGCTCAAGGCCAACCAGGGCGGCTCGATCGTCAACTTCTCCTCCGCCGCGGCGCTGATCGGCGTCGTCATGCCGCCGTACTACCCCGCGTCCAAGGCAGCGGTCCTCGGCCTCACCCGCGAGGCGGCCACCGAGCTCGCCCCGTTCGGCATCACCGTCAACGCCCTCGCGCCGGGCGCCGTGGACACCCCGCTGTTCCGGCAGACCGACGAGGAGTTCCGGCAGTTCCTGATCGGGATGCAGCCGATCCGGCGGGCCGCCGACCCAGCCGAGGTCGCCCGGCAGGTGCTCTTCCTGGCCGGTCCGGACGCCGCCTACCTCACCGGGCAGACCATCTCCCCGTCCGGCGGGCTGGTGATGGCATGAGCATCGACCGGGCAGCCGTCCAGCGCCTCGCCGACGAGATCAACCGGGACATCGAGCGCGGGGCGTACGACGGGGCGAACGTGATCCTCGCCCGCCACGGCGAGATCGTCCTCGACCTGACCACCGGCTGGGCCGAACGCGCCACCAACCGGTCGCTGCGCCGGGACGACGTCTTCCGGGTCCTGTCGCTGACCAAGGGCTTCACCAACGTGCTCGCGCTGCGGGCCGTCAGCGAGGGCAGGCTGGCGCTGTCGACCCGGGTCGTCGACCTGATCCCGGAGTTCCTCGGCACCGACCCGTTCCACATGCTGCGCAAGGACCGGATCAACCTGGTCCACCTGCTGACCCACCGCTCGGGGATGCCGCCGACGCCGAACCCGGGGCTGGGCCCGGACCGCTTCGGCGTGCTGGCTGACGTTGTCGCGGCGCTCGCGAGTGTGGACGTGCTGTTCGAGCCGGGTACCAATCTCAACTACGCGCCGGCGATCAATCACGCGTTGATGGGTGAGATGGTGCGTCGTGCGTACGGTGCCAAGAATTTCCGGGACCTGGCGCGGGACCTGCTCTTCGACCCGGTGGGCATGGCCGACACCGCGTTCGGGCTGCCGGCCCGGCTGGCCGGGCGGGCCGTGCCGCTGAAGGCCTACCTGCCGGAGGGTGGCTTCCTGCAGCCCTCGGACATCGAGTGCCTCAACGAGCACATCACCGAGGACGCCGAGATGCCGTGGGTCGGTGCCGTGTCGACCGTGGCGGACGTGTTCGCGTTCGCCGAGATGGTCCGCGGCAACGGGCCGCGGCTGGTGGCGCCCGCGGTGATGGACCAGGCCACCACGCTGCAGACCGGGGACATGCCCAACGATCTGTACGCGGCGATGGCGCAGGCCCGCGGCTGGGAGATCCCGAAGGGCAACTTCGGACTCGGCTTCTCCCTTTCCGGGACGGGCACCGCGCCGAGCTTCTTCGGCCCGTTCACCTCGCCGCGCACCCACGGCAACTACGGCGCCGGCTCCTCGCTGTTCTGGGTCGACCCGGAGCGCGACCTGACCTTCGTCTTCCTCTCGGCCGGCGTGATGGAGGAGAGCGAGAACGTCGCCCGCTTCCAGAAGCTCTCCACCATGGCCGTCGCCGCCGCTCGGTAAGGACCGTTATGACCGACCTGAAACGATGCCCGGTCGCGCACGGCTTCGACGCCATGAGCGACGACTACTACACCGACCCGTCGATGCACTTCGCGAAGGTACGCGACGAGCACCCGGTCTTCTGGTACCCGTGGCTGAACGCCTGGATCGTCACCCGCCGCGAGGACGTGCTCAAGGTGCTCGGCGACTGGACCGAGTTCTCCTCCGCCGGCAACACCGCGAGCATCCCGGTGCCGGAGAAGTACCAGCACATCGTCCCGCCCGGCCTGATGTCCGAGATGATCGTCGGGATGGACCCGGACGGTCACACGGTTCACCGCGGCGTGGCCCTGCGCGGTTTCACCGTGGCCCGGATGGAACAGTTGCGGCCGCAGATCGAGGAGCGGGCGCACCGCATCATCGACAAACTGGAGCAGCAGGGCTCGGCGAACCTGATGGAGGAGTACTGCCTCGAGCTCACGACCCAGACGCTCTGCGCGCATCTCGGTCTCGGCTACGAGCACGACCCGATGATGCGGCGGCTGCGCAACGCGACCGGGCGGGTGCTGTCGTCGGCGCAGGAGCAGATGCCGCCGGAGATCATCGACGAGGTGTGGGAGGTGTTCTCCTCGTCCTTCGCCGAACTGTCGAAAGTGGTCGCCGAGCGCAGGGAGAACCCGGGCGACGATTTCATTTCTGAAATGGCGGCTGAGCGTACGCTCTCCGTCGCGCAGATCGCGCTGAAGGTGTGCGAATTCGCCCTCGCCGGGGCGGACACCACTGCCCAGGCGATGACGAACGCCGTGCTGTTTCTCGCGGACAAGCCGCAGTACATCGCGGAGGCGCTGGATGATCCGGCGCTGTGGGCCAATGTGTTCGAGGAGACGATCCGGCGGCGGCCGTCTTCGCCGTTCGCCTCGCGTCAGGCGACCCGGGACATGGAGATCGGCGGCGTCTCCGTTGCGGCCGGGGACATGATCTGGGTGTCGCTGGCCAGTGCCAACACCGATCCTTCGCATTACGAGCGGCCGTTCGAGTTCGATATTCACCGGCCTGACCCGGCGGACCACCTCGCGTTCACGGCGGGGCGGCACACGTGCCTGGGGCAGGCTCTGGCGCGGGTGCAGGGTGCGACCGGGCTGAAGGTGCTGTTCGAGCGGCTGCCGTCGGTCCGGCCGGTGCCGGGGTTCCCGCTGGACTTTATCCGGATGGCGTTGCTGCCGGTGCGGGCCAACCTGCCGGTGACCTGGGATCTCGCGGACATCGAGCGGTCCAAGAAGCGGGTCAAACGGGGGATGGATCTGGTCGTCACCGCCCGTTCCGAGCCGGCCGGCGACGTCGTGGCGTTGCATTTCGCGCACCCCGACGGCGATGCGCTGCCGCCTTGGGAGCCGGGGGCGCACGTCGACGTACGGATCCCGGTCAGCGACGGTGTCGTGGTGCGGCAGTATTCGCTGTCGTCGTCGCCGGCTTCCTCCGCGCAATGGCGACTCGGTGTGCTGCGCGAGCCGAACGGTCGCGGTGGTTCCGCCGGCATCCATTCCTTCGCTGTCGGCGACGTGGTTCGGGCGGGCTGGCCACGCAACAATTTCGCGCTGGTGCCGTCGCCGCGCTACGTCTTCGTCGCCGGTGGCATCGGGATCACGCCGATCCTGCCGATGCTCGCGGCGGCGACGGCTGCCGGAGCCGAGTGGACGCTGCACTACGGCGGCCGGAGCCGTTCGTCGATGGCGTTCTGCGAGGAGCTGGCCCAATACGGTTCCCGGGTCGTCCTCACCCCGCACGACGAACACGGGCTCCTGGATCTGGCCGGCATCTTCGCTTCCGTCAGCCCGGACACGCTGGTCTACGCCTGCGGCCCGGAACCGTTGCTGACCGCCCTCGAAGAAGCGCTGTCGCACTGGCCGGAAGGCACACTGCACACCGAACGTTTCGCACCCAAACGCATCGCGCCGAGGGCTGACGTCGCTTTCGAGGTCGAGTTCGCGGCGTCGGGGGTGACCGTCACGGTGCCGCCCGGCCGGTCCATCCTGCAGGCCGCTGAGGAGCAGGGCATCACCGCTTTGTCATCGTGCAAAGAGGGCACCTGCGGCACCTGCGAAACCCGAATCCTGTCCGGCGAGGCCGACCACCGCGACTCGATCCTGACCCCCGCTGAACAGCGAGCCAACCAGTCCCTGATGCTCTGCGTCTCCCGGGCCGCCCCCAGCTGCCCCAAGCTGATCCTCGACGCCTGAACCCCCTCGGCTGACGCCCACCGTCGTATCCCGCCACCCGAAACAGCCCTGGCCGTCAGCCAGTTCCCCCGGCTGACACCCACCGTCGTATCCCGGCCGCGGAAGCAGCACTGAGCGTCAGCCACCTGCCGGGCTGACCCACACGGTCGTATCCCGCCGCCCGAAGCAGCGCTGGCCGTCAGCCAATTCGTCCGGCTGACGGCCAGCGCGCTTTCGGCGAGCGGGATGCAACGCTCTGCGTCAGCCCGAATCTGATCAAGGTGGCCGCAGCATGGGATCAGGCCGAGGTTGGGTGCGTGAGGGCCAGCTGACGGGCCGATGGCCAGCCGGCGGATCTCAGCTGGGCCGGCGGGCCTCGGCTGGGCCGACGGGCCTCGGCTGGGCCGGCGGACCTCGGCTGGCGCTGACGGGCCTCAGCTGGGCCGGCGGACCTCGGCTGGCGCTGACGCACCGAGTGCGGCTTTGATCAGGTGCCTCACAGCCGGACGGCCGGGCTCAGCTGGCACTCACGCATGGAATGAGGCCGCAATTACATGCGTGGCGGCCAGCCGGCGCCCCTCGGCTGGCACTCATGCATCGAATGCGGCCGCAATTAGATGCTTGAGCGCCAGCCGGGCGGCCGGCGGGTTGGCTTGATCTTGGAAGAGGTCCGCGGGTGGGCTGAGGAAAGACCAGGCGGGCGCGGATGTCGATCACCACTGCGGGCGGC is part of the Actinoplanes sp. NBC_00393 genome and harbors:
- a CDS encoding lysoplasmalogenase, with amino-acid sequence MNLPLKLFAAAATVEIVAVAADWTALQWVAKPLLAPLLIWHLLRHGRPDVVVVAFVFATAGDIALLVPGDTAFLIGMLFFLGTQISLIVAFLRRARPLWWAFAGYGLLWAVANLVLGERLGALRVPIAIYSLALTAMAAAAAGVSRRVALGGLLFLVSDLLIGLGAAGMRPPAHGVLVMTTYAAALFLIATGWTRAALTVWGGRVGPHPGLPSTVGE
- a CDS encoding sterol desaturase family protein gives rise to the protein MIPAVLYAVPAFLLLIVMEFLSFRFLPDDEERGYEARDTATSLSMGIGSQVIGVPWKLFTAVLFAGLYVLSPLKLDPTDWWVWVLLFFADDFAYYWFHRLHHEVRVFWAGHVVHHSSQFFNFSTALRQSWTPMTALPFWLGLAALGFPPWMIFLQQSISLAYQFFLHTERIDKLPRPIEWFWNTPSHHRVHHGANDPYLDRNYGGILIIWDRMFGSFEPEGERVRYGLTTNIETYNPLKVATHEYAAIWRDLRSTSNWRHRAGYLFGRPGWQPAS
- a CDS encoding FadR/GntR family transcriptional regulator, with protein sequence MTFEPLSRESVSDQVFGRLRDAVVAGRYAAGDPLPSERELATTFGVNRHAIREALRRLQQLGLVRVSQGGATRVQDWRATAGLDLAMTLAAAGDVLPVATLNRDVLEMRACIGADAARLCAERAEPPARQAIAEAVEAYAAAVPDLARMATADLALWRRIVEGSGNIAYLLAFNSLTAGALAVGHMPPHRRTAELLDVAAHRRLSELITAGDAAGAEGVARALLTAAVPAETRTPRP
- a CDS encoding TetR/AcrR family transcriptional regulator, producing MPRPTTSVSRIEQKRRTRVALVQAARGLLVTQGYATTTAEMIAKEAGVSRATFYLHFRSKAEIVVELMRNVEPDIVADFQRLGTIDPTPAAAESWLRGHAQLWRRYRMEFTSMEQALANEQAVADEWFSFYRRLADGIPGVIDRLVTGGLSRERAEARLVALVMTIDRAFHFTVVRDRPDFFDAVVAEIAEALASALSGSPSIASRETNFR
- a CDS encoding MFS transporter, whose product is MPRTVPWRRSGLLMALTFSALQMLNEIGTMVAIPLYGSMSQELTLSPAQTTWALMSTTIFGAATIALLAKAGDRYGHRRLMIYSVAGIIAGFVISALAPNFLVLLIGRALTGMMAGQALCIGIMNDRLTGTDKRKAIAIIAGGQAIGVFCGFFLGGIIVEAGGTFRHAFWLGAALTLVSLLAFLAWGSDSDALERHAAGRPRIEVAGVVLLGIGLTLLCVGISQSTAWGLGDWRTLACILGGLAVIALSLLVEARATHPLLDVRELAGRNLTPAYAAFLTLGVCGMLLFNAAMALLQIPGTLPLPTGPLQIGPGFGYTALQASFVFLPMTAAGLVAAKVIPGLLRRTSARTGLVLGGLLMAVAFAILRVDHAHVATMLAAILIYGFGYTTVLSTAVSVIAVEAKEGKGAGTASLYVSMALAASSLGAAIFAALQNSYTGPALLPDGSPIPGLPPLPQAALFDHAFVIAAVAALVAVVAGLVLKPTRN
- a CDS encoding SDR family NAD(P)-dependent oxidoreductase translates to MRFADKVVFVTGAASGMGHAVARAFHDEGAHVYGADISADALKTAFDDLPRAVPLAFDIADSAAVDEAFARVGADHGRLDVLVNAAGVNAPGRAANEALNAENLKVFEAMKRGEQHHSEFIEHTSDDDFDRVLRINLYGTFYAMRAAVPLLKANQGGSIVNFSSAAALIGVVMPPYYPASKAAVLGLTREAATELAPFGITVNALAPGAVDTPLFRQTDEEFRQFLIGMQPIRRAADPAEVARQVLFLAGPDAAYLTGQTISPSGGLVMA
- a CDS encoding serine hydrolase domain-containing protein, translating into MSIDRAAVQRLADEINRDIERGAYDGANVILARHGEIVLDLTTGWAERATNRSLRRDDVFRVLSLTKGFTNVLALRAVSEGRLALSTRVVDLIPEFLGTDPFHMLRKDRINLVHLLTHRSGMPPTPNPGLGPDRFGVLADVVAALASVDVLFEPGTNLNYAPAINHALMGEMVRRAYGAKNFRDLARDLLFDPVGMADTAFGLPARLAGRAVPLKAYLPEGGFLQPSDIECLNEHITEDAEMPWVGAVSTVADVFAFAEMVRGNGPRLVAPAVMDQATTLQTGDMPNDLYAAMAQARGWEIPKGNFGLGFSLSGTGTAPSFFGPFTSPRTHGNYGAGSSLFWVDPERDLTFVFLSAGVMEESENVARFQKLSTMAVAAAR
- a CDS encoding cytochrome P450, with translation MTDLKRCPVAHGFDAMSDDYYTDPSMHFAKVRDEHPVFWYPWLNAWIVTRREDVLKVLGDWTEFSSAGNTASIPVPEKYQHIVPPGLMSEMIVGMDPDGHTVHRGVALRGFTVARMEQLRPQIEERAHRIIDKLEQQGSANLMEEYCLELTTQTLCAHLGLGYEHDPMMRRLRNATGRVLSSAQEQMPPEIIDEVWEVFSSSFAELSKVVAERRENPGDDFISEMAAERTLSVAQIALKVCEFALAGADTTAQAMTNAVLFLADKPQYIAEALDDPALWANVFEETIRRRPSSPFASRQATRDMEIGGVSVAAGDMIWVSLASANTDPSHYERPFEFDIHRPDPADHLAFTAGRHTCLGQALARVQGATGLKVLFERLPSVRPVPGFPLDFIRMALLPVRANLPVTWDLADIERSKKRVKRGMDLVVTARSEPAGDVVALHFAHPDGDALPPWEPGAHVDVRIPVSDGVVVRQYSLSSSPASSAQWRLGVLREPNGRGGSAGIHSFAVGDVVRAGWPRNNFALVPSPRYVFVAGGIGITPILPMLAAATAAGAEWTLHYGGRSRSSMAFCEELAQYGSRVVLTPHDEHGLLDLAGIFASVSPDTLVYACGPEPLLTALEEALSHWPEGTLHTERFAPKRIAPRADVAFEVEFAASGVTVTVPPGRSILQAAEEQGITALSSCKEGTCGTCETRILSGEADHRDSILTPAEQRANQSLMLCVSRAAPSCPKLILDA